In Trachemys scripta elegans isolate TJP31775 chromosome 13, CAS_Tse_1.0, whole genome shotgun sequence, the sequence ggccccagctccactccagccctgcccccagccccagctgcaggtcCGGCCTTGGCCTCAGCCACCagctggccccggccccactcccagccttaGCTCttggccccagctcccagccccgatTGCGAGCCTGCTCCCGGACGCAGCCCCTGGCTCCCGGGCCCTGACTACTGCCCCGCTCCTGGCCGATGCCCCAGCTGCAGCACTGGCCCCACTCCCAACCATAGCCCCTAGCCCCGACTGTGGCTCCCAGGAGGGCATGGACCAggtaaggtgggggagggaggcacggACAAAAagctttggggaccactgccctaggggTTAAAGAAGTCAGCATCCCCAAGGAGATCAGCCCTTGGGGGACATGGACCTGGGTAGTCCAGGGTACAGAAGCTCCAGGCATGGGCGATCACCTCACCGCAGAGACCATCATCTGGCTCttccctgacccagccctgggctaCAGGATGGTCTCGGACCCTTCCTCTTCACTTGCTGAGCAGCAGATTTTTCCCTTTCTGCTCCGATGGGTCCGAGCCGGAGCAGCTGTTTGCTCTTCCCCGCCCGGCTCAACAGGTTCTGGGCTCCAGTGACCATCGCGAGGAGGGGTCCCGTGGCGAAGGTGCAGGGGTGGGCGTGAGTGGGGCCTGGCATCAGCATAACGCTTCTGGTGTTCTCTGTCCGCAGCTTTCTGGCCTGACCAGCTCTTTGCCTGACACCGTGTTGTCTCACCTGTTCAGCCAGGTAAGGGGGAGAGCACTGGACACGTTCACAGCTGCCCTGCTCAGATCAGACTCTGGCGGAGAGAGGGCCAGTGCCCAGTCCAGACAGAGAGTCAGCCAGCTAATGGCTGGACTGGATCAGCAACTGGGGCTGCTTTATGGGGGAAGAACAGGCCAAGAGATGCCTCCCTCTCCGGTCCTGTCTGTAGCTGGGCTGtgtccctgcccctgccatggggggaggagagctgcagggcTGCCATGAGATGCAGGCCACCGAAGAGAGCACAGATGTGAGTGCTTTGCCCGCGTGTGCCCAGGATGGATTGGAGGGGCCCATCGACAACTGGATTTGTAGGGCACAACGCGGGGCATCTCCCCCAGGATGCAGAGCTGGAGAGCCCCACAGCCCATAGGTGATGCATGTTCTGCTCCCTTGGCTGGCACCCCTCTCCCAGACTACAGCCTCTTCAGCACAAACTAGTTACCGGGATGGGTCAGAACCAATCCCCAGGAGCCAGCCCCAACTCTTGGAAAACTGAAGCCAGATCTGACTCCCAGTGTCTCAAGTGGCCTCACCTTTATAGCGGGCTGAACCCCTGTCCTGGACCCAGGCACTGGGCCGTGTTCAGACTCCAGACCCCAGGTCTGCTGCTTCAGTCCGTCTCCTGGCGGCAGCCAGAGGCCAATCTCGGGAGTTAGTTACTAGCACTCCCCTCCCGCAAATACAGCCCTGCAGGGTGTGAATGCTCTGTGGGCTGAGGGCCTAGGACTTAGGGGCCCCCCAACCCCGGTGATCCTGGGGGAAACTAGGTCTTTTTACCCCTGTTGCACTCAGATCAGTCCCCATGTCCCCCCAGCCTGTCCCTCCTGCATACCACACATGCTGAGCCCTTCCTCCCTGCCGCGGGCCGGCTGATCGCTCGTTTCTCTCGCCCCCCCTGCACAGGAAGAGCTGGTGAGCAACACGGAGCTGGTGCAGAGCTATCGGCAGCAGATCGGGAGTGTGGTGAACCAATACAACTTGCAGCTGTTCTGGAACATGTACAACAGGTAAGTGGCCCCCTCACCTCTCCGCAGTGGCACGCGTCTCCTGTCGTGCAGACCAGGCAGAGGGTGAGGACCTCACGGGGTGACCCTATTGTGCCTCGTGGCTAATGGCCACTGTTAGCTGGggcctgggtggggcagggcgaTGGGCGCCAGGGCGGGAATGGGAGGGTGGCAGCTTTTGGAGATGGCAGGCAGTGGAGCTGAGGATTCCACTGGTGCCATGAAGAGCCCAAGACCATCGTGTGCAGCTCATTGGTCGAGGAGCACGAGACCCCATGAGGGTAGCCATAGAGCCCTGCTGCTTCCTGGCCCCCTAGGGACGTGTTGCCCCCAGCCAGATACGCAGAGCAGGATTCGCACCCAGCACCCTCCCAGACCCAGGCTTTGGTGAACAGCAGCGAGAGGCATGGGAAATAGCCCCCAGCATGTCTGGCCTTTCTAGCTTGGCCACCACCCACTCCCAACGGGACCATGGCCGGAGTGGGGCTGTTTGCCTGCAAGAGGCAGGtcctgagctgggcacccccatTGCTTAGGGGCTCTTGGGGCAGTAATCAAATTGCAGCTGGGTTGAGCATCACCGAAAACCCAGCTTTGAAGGGAACAAACAGCGAACCTGGTGCCCGAGGTCCTGGGGGGAGGTTGTCACTGCGCTCgtgtgctctgggcagtgggacACACAGATAGGCCATGCTCCCAGCGGGGGAGTAGCCCTGCTCTGGGCAGGTGGGATGGCAGGGGCACGGGCCAGTCGCACTCTGGGTAGAGGAGCAATGGGCACATGGCTAGGCCCcactctggcaggggagtggtgtGGTGTGCTGGCTGGCCCCACTCTGGGCAGGGGGGAGTTGCAACATCTGGATAAACCATGCTCCGGgcaagggggggtgggaggcatgTGTACCAGGCCTGCTTCGGGCTAGGGCGTGGTGGGGGCATGTAGGCTGGCCCCTCtctgggcagggagcagtggggcacACAGGCCATGCTGCAAGCAGTGGGGCGGTGGGGGCACGTGGACTGGCCCCTCTCTGGGCAGTGGGACATGTGGGTAGGGTGtaaacaagggtgatgttatgGCTGGACTCTATCATAGACCATCttaccaggaagaagaggtggatgaggctttttttaaacatccaaagcacatgacttggtggtgatgggagacttcaactacccagacatctgttgggaaaataacacagcagggcacagattatccaacatgTTCTAGGAATGCACCagagaccattttttatttcagaaggtgaagaaagCCATCAGGGGAGAGGCTGATCTAGATTTGATTTTgccaaatagggaggaactggttgagaatgtgaaagtggAGGCAGTGTGGGTGAAAATGATGGTGAAATGGTAGATtgcatgattctaaggaatggtaggagggaaaacagcacaatcaagataatggatttcaagaaggcagactttagcaaactcagggatctgagccatgggaagcaagtctaaagggaAAATCAAttattggcagtttttcaaagagacataattaagggcacaagagcaaattatccccctgcgtaggaaagataggaagtatggcaagagaccaggctggcttaaccaggagcttttcaatgatctgaaactcaaaaaagagtcctacaaaaagtggaaacttggtcaaattatgaaggatgaatataaaccaataacacaagtatgtagggacaaaattagaaaggccaacgcacaaaacgagattaaactagctagagacctaaacggtaacaagaaaacattctacagatacattagcagcaagaggaagaccaaggacagggtaggcccattactcaacgaGGAGCGAGGAGGAACaattaacagaaaatgtggaaatgacaaaAGTGCTAAAtgccatttttgtttcagttttcaccaagaaggtcaGTAACGAATGGACGTCTCACATAGTGAACGCTAGTGAAAGCGAAGTagaatctgaggctaaaataggcaaagaacaagttaaaaattatttagacaagttagatgtcttcaagtcaccagggcctgattaaatacatcccagaatactcCAGAAGCTGACTGAggcgatatctgagccattaacgATTATCTCCAAAAACTcctggaagacgggagagattccagaggagtagaagagggcaaatctagtgcccatctataaaaaggggaatagggacaacccggggaattacaggccagtcagcttaacttcagtacccagaaagataatgggaCAAATAATccagcaatcaatttgcaaacacctagaaggtGATAAATTACATtcagcatggatttctcaagaccaaatcatgtcaaatcaacctaaaTGCtgtttttgacagggtaacaagccttgtggatggagggaagcggtagatgtggtatatcttgacgttagtaaggcttttgatactgtctcgcatgacctcataaacaaactagggaaatgcaacctagatgcagctactataaggtggatgcagagctggttggaaaaccattcccagagcgtagttatcaatggttcacagtcaagctggaagggcatactgagtggggtcccgcagggatcagttctgggtcaggttctgttcaatatcttcatggcattgagagaacacttataaagtttgtggacaataccaagatGGGAGCTTGCAGGtgttttggaagacaggattaaaattcaaaacgatctggagaaactggagaaagggtctgaagtaaataggattaaattcagtaaggacaaatgcaaagtactccacttaggaaggaacaatcagttgcacacatacaaaatgggaaatgactgcctaggagggcgtactgcagaaagggatctgggtgttatagtggatcacaagctaaatatgagtcaacagtttaacactgttgcaaaaaaagcgaacatcattctgggatgtattagtcgGAGCGCTGTAAGCAAGacgcgagaagtaattcttccgctctacaccgcgctgataaggcctcagctggagtattgtgtccagttcaggatgccacatttcaggaaagatgtggacaaattggagaaagtccagagaagagcaacaaaaatgattaaaggtctagaaaacatgacctatgagggaaggttgaaagaattgggtttgtttagtctggagaagggaagactgagaggggacacaataaagtacataaaaggttgttacaaggagggagaaaaattgttctctctaacctctgaggatgggacaagaagcaacggtcttaaattgcagcaagggaggtttaggttggacactaggaaaaacttcctcactgtcagggtggttaagcactgggataaattgcccagggaggctgtggaatctccatcattggaggtttttaagaacaggttggacaaacacctgtcagggatggtctagttattatgtcGTCCTGcgttcagtgcaggggactggactagatgccctGTTGAAGTCTCTTCCAGGCCCAcccttctgtgattctatgctctgggctggggaatggTGGGGCATGTGAGTCAgccctgctttgggcagggggtggtGGGCCAAACCGGTCAGCCCCATTCTGGGCAGCGGGTGTCAGGCAAGTGGTTTGGCCCTGCCGCAGGCCTGGGGCCATGTGGGGTACGCCTGGTTGCAATGGCAGGAGGAAAACGGCCAAGAGTCTCGTTAACCCCTCTGACCTTGGGAACTCAGCGCTTGTGCCAAGAGTTTGCCATTGTGGTATGTGCTGGGGTTCGGAGACCATCACTCCACGTTTCCATGAGTTGGGCTGGGTTCTGCTGCCCTCTTGTGTCCGGACAGAGAGGCGCTTTCAGGCCAGGGAAGCTGCCGGCGTGCTTTGTTTATGGGTATTCTGGGAGCTCTGCCATTTTGCTCTGGGGCATTAACTTCtggcccccttctctccccctcagcCGCAGAGACCTGGACATTAACCGGCCCGGGACTGTCCCCAATGCGAAAACACTTCGGTAAGTCGCACGCTGGTCCCAGTGGGGCTGAATTGCAACCGGGTGTTAAAGATCAAGCCTCTGACCACTCTCCTCCTCTTGGTGTTTCCAGCTGCCCCGTCATGCTGGTGGTGGGGGACAACGCGCCTGCCGAAGATGGGGTGGTGAGTAAAGGGTTAAACCCCATGCTGCCTGCTAGGAGGGTCACCGGATGCTCAGACACAGACAAGAGAcacccctccccagcctgccacCAGCACACCTTCTCCTCCTGGCAGGAGCGGGCATTCCTAGGGCGCTGTCATGTCCTGCCCAGACCCTTGGCATCCTGTGCCACTTTCAGGCTGTTCCGATACACAACCCTTCACGCTAGGGAGATTTAAACCGGCTCCCCAGACTAAGGCAGGACACCAGATTCTCTCCCCCCGCTGCACCTCCGCTCTCTCTTCTGCACTGAGCGGTTTCTCATTCCCTCGCTCCCTGAGAGTCGGTTTCTTCTCGAGCAggttgaaaaacaaaatttgtcGACGTTTtgaatttctttttcctttgctgtacgtccctttcttctccctctctctcagcatctctctctcttctccccgcTCTCCCGGTTTTTTGCAGAACGAATTCCCGTTTTCCACAGGGTTTCCCCCCAGCACCCTTGCATGCCCCCATCCCTGCCActttcccttctctgccccctacTGTCTCCCCGTTGCAGGCAGACACGGAGTAAGTCAGTCCTTCCCTACGGACACTGGGGGGCCGTCGCCCCACCCTGCAGGACACTTTCTGCAGGCAAGGCTGCTCTCTCCAAGTCCCAGCCTCCGCCTGCATCCCAGATTCACCCCGAGCCGAGCCCCACCTGGCATGGATGCTGCAGCCACAGGGCATTGTGTCTCGGAGAACCCAACTGCAAAGGCCAATGGAGGAATCCCTCAGCTACTTTCTGGCTCTCTCTGTCTTGCTTTCTTGCCCCAGGAAGGAGAATTAGCTCTGGGCACACGGAGAGCGAGGCCGGTCTGGGACAGAGTCAGAGGGTGGGGCAGACTtcgattcatagattccaaggccagagacTTTCCCCAacctaattcccagagcagatcttttagaaaaccagacagtcttgatttaaagttgccagtgctggagaatccatcacgaccCCTGGTAaatagttccaatggttaaaaaCCATTGCCGTGGAGGTGTGGCGGGAATCCCCAGCGCTCTGCTCTCTGACCTTCCTCAGCTCTGCTCTTCTCCTTGACAGGTGGAGTGTAACTCCAAGCTGGATCCAATCAACACCACATTCTTGAAGGTAATCTGGGTCCATCAGCTGTCTGCCCACTGCGCGGGGCGGGCTGGCCATCAGCCGGGGATGAGTGGTGCAGACTTCTCCCTCTGATTTCTACCAGCACCTCTTGGCCTGCCTTGCTATTCCTCTCCCGAAACCCCCcctagctctgccaatgcccctcagtcccgccCTGGAGTCCCCTGCTACACCAGCCTGCCCCCCCCTCGCTCTGCCAAcacccctcagtcctgccctacAGTCCCCCTGCTACACGAGCCCTgcgcccccccacagctccgTTCAAACCCCTCAGTCCCTCAAACTCCTGGAGTCCCCTGCTACACcaaccctgccccccgccccagctctgccaatgctcctcaGTCCCGCCCTACAGTCCCCCGCTacaccagccctgccccgcccccagctccgtTCAAACCCCTCAGTCCCGCCCTGGAGTCCCCTGCNTCTGCCAAcacccctcagtcctgccctggagTCCCCTGctacaccagccctgccccccccccgccctgccaacCCCCCTCAGTCCCGCCCTACAGCCCCCCGCTacacccgccctcccccccccagctccgtTCAAACCCCTCAGTCTCGCCctacagctccccctccccccgttatgCCAAATCTCTcctgcccgcccctcccccaacagctcTGCTAGCTGGACTCAGGGATCAGGACTTGCTAGTTGTCCCTCCATGGACACGGCTGACCTCTCGCAGGAGTGGTCTGCAGTAAATGGccccgccctgtccctgcggCCTGTCCCCCGCACACAGATGACTGGGGTGTTCTAGCAGGGAAAGGGCTCTTTGGGCACCTTGTCCATCCCCCCGCCACTCCTGAGCACCCATGCCCACCTCGCTGGGTGCCCCCTGCGCAGCCAGGTTGGAAGAGGGTCCCTGCAGACTGCCCCGGCAGCCACCGAAATGTCCATGCAgcgggtgggatgggggtggggggctggactcTGAGCCCGGGTGCCGGTAGAGGTGTCCCTGGGGCCCTCCGCTAACAGAGTTCTGTTTTCCCCTCCAGATGGCTGACTCTGGGGGGCTCCCACAAGTCACACAGGTGAGTcctccagccccccgcccccactctttctcctccctcccccaccccggtccTCAGCCCCACACCACCCTGGCTGTGTGCCGCTCCTGGAGCAGCAGGCagaggtgtctgtgtgtgtgtgtggggctggagggggcgtGGGATCCCTGCCTCGTGGCCAGGGAAGGGGGGTTACCGGGGAGGGGCTGCCGGGGATGGGGTCTCTTGGCCTGGGTTTGGTGAGGGAGGGCTTCAGACTGTGTCTCAGCACCAGCCAGCGTCTCCTCCTGCCCTTTCAgccttgtttttcttctcttcccctccaacAGCCCGGAAAACTGACCGAAGCCTTTAAGTACTTCCTGCAAGGGATGGGTTACAGTAAGTGCAGGTGccaggtgtgtgtgggtgtgagtgTGGATCTGCCTGGGGAGGACGGGTGTGCGCAGGGTGGTGGGAATGTGCCCTACACATGGGGCGGTGTGTAAACATTTGTGCATGCCCATGTGTATAGTTGTCTTTCccactgcactgtgtgtgtaaGGGCACAGGTGGGTGGCTGGGCACATGCTTACAGGgacgtgggggaggggggtacccatctctgtgtgtgtgcgacACTCAGCCTGGCACGGTGCGGTGCCCGGAGCCCCCAGCACGCCAGCGCTCTGCCCCCACGGAGCTGTGCTCACAGCACGGCTGTTTGATTAAGTTGCCCCCTGTCCTGCCTGCGTAGAGTCACCGCCCGTTGTGTGAGCGTGTGCCCTGGGCCGGAAGCCCTTGCTAGGCTCCTGGGCCGAGGGAACCCGGGAGGGGAGAACCGAGCTGGTTTTCGGCACTCGGGGTGCGTGTGAAAAGCACAGATCAGTGAGACAGCATGGCTGCCTCCCCATGGGCTCTCTGGGCACCGTGCTCAGTCCCtgctctttgcaggttaattagCGTTGCTCTGCTCTCCGGGGACAGGGGCGGCAGATAGTCCCTtggagggaggcaggagggcagagagcccttAAAAAGCCAGTCCCAGCCCAAGGGGCCTGGTctccctgggtgctgagctctcACTGCCTGGCGGGAGCTGCGGGcacctcaggatcaggccccacagcaAAGGGCATCAGAACTTCCTTGCGAAGCAGTGCAGGTAGTGGGGGAATGCGGGGAGGGGGCTGTCCCAGGCCCAGCACTACCCTGCCTGCTGCCCGGCAGCCCCCTTGCCACCAACTCTGCTGCCACCTTCGAGCAGGACAAAGGGGCCTGTCCACAGGACCCGGCCTGGCACTGGGGGGTGTCAGCGCCAGCTCTGATTCCCCATTGGGGGAATGGAGGAGTCTGGGACTGAGCTGAGATTCCCCTGACCCCTCTGCTCTCTCAGGCCTTGGCCGCTCTGGGGTCTCCGGGGGGTGGCCAGGAACCAGCATCGCTTCATTCTGGCTGCCCCTAGCGGAGACCCGTGCGGTCCCTTGGATGGTTCTGGGAGACAGGCAGAGACGTGGGGGTGAGCGTTGTCCAGTCAGATTGCGACTTTCCTTGCCTTGTGCACATCCCTGGGCTAGCCCCCAGGAGAGAGCGAGCGTGTGTGAGTGTAGATGGGGGATgggtgtgtatgtgggtgtgggTGTAGACGGTGTGTGGGTGTAgacggtgtgtgtgggggggtgtagaCAGGGGGCCTGGGGGTGTAGACAGGGTGTGCGTGTCTGTGtagatggggtgtgggggggaggcgtTGTAGATGGGGTGTGTGGATGCATAgagatggggtgtgggggtgtgtgcgTAGAGATAGGGTgggtatgtgcatgtgtgtgtagatGGGGTGTGTGGATGCGTagagatggggtgtgtgtgtgtgtgtgtgcgcgcgcgtgtaaTCCTTCCTGtcatctgtctctctccctcccgctctcTCCGTGTTGTGGTTGCCGTCCCAGTTGTTTGGTTTTGGGGCAGATCGAATGCTGacgctctctttctctcccaaCGTTTCTTGTCTCCCtctactcccctcctcccccccgctctctgtctctcccttagTTGCGTACTTGAAGGATCGGAGGCTGAGTGGAGGAGCAGGTACCCTTGTCACTGCTGctcaccctcctccccatccGCTGCATGCGCCCCCGTCCCCCAACTCCATGTGCATCGCTGCGGGGAGGGCTGTGCTCCCATGCCCGCCCCCAGCCGCCCTCCAGTCCCACCCTCTCCAGGAGAGGAGCGGTGGCAGAAAGAGCTGCAGAGGCTTCCCAGAGTGGAAAAGTCTCAGGCAAGCTGTGGAAGAGGCCAAGCCAGGGATGGGGACGGGACTAGGCAGCGGGGGCGGGGGAATAGCTgctgggggaggcaggcagggtgggGAGCACCCTCCCTGCTTGGAATCCGAGCCCTTGGGATCTCTACCCGCAGCTGGGAATAGGCATTAAGGGGCACCTGTTCATGGCAGCATCCTCCActcctgctgctggcagtggctggtGCCGCTGGGTGCTCCGTTCGCCAGGGCTAGCGGCCAGCTGTGGATTTTGCTTGTGCGTGTTGATAGTAAGGGTGGGAGCCCGGCTGGGAAACTCAGGGATGCTCCATGTTTCCCCGGCTGGGTCCAGGCTGCTGCCCCCACCTCGACTGGAGAAGCAGCCTGGCAGGTGGGCTGGCTCGAGGGGTCCCAGGGCTACTGCCCCTCGCTTGCCTACCTGACACGCGCCCTGAACTGCTTGCAAAGGCTGGAGAGGGgttagtggggaggggaggggccgaTTCCTGTGCCACTTCTCCATCCCCTCCCAGGGTGGCAGGAGAAGGCTGCTTAACCTGGGACCCCAAACCAGGGAGGAGACCCCTTGGCTGCTCTAAAGGCCAGGACTGGAGCAGTGAATCAGTTCTCTGCTGCACTGAATTGGGTCCtttgcctcctggctgctctgcgGCCCAGGACGCCGGCTCAGCTGCAGCAGGGGGTCCTGGCGAACATGCCTCCTATTTCAGGGAAGATTTAGGGATGTCCTGTCCTGGTAAAGTGCATTCAGAGCCCACCTGATGGTGCGCTGGGGACTATGGAAACACCACCATGAGAATAATTAGCTGCTTTTCTTGGCCGCACATGTAGGGTCTTTCCAAACCTGATGCAGATGGGAATCTCAGAACAGCATCACGGCCTAAGAGCGTCTGCCGGATGTTGGGGGAGTGGTGGGCTTACAGCTTTCCCCCGTGGGGTTGGGACTCTGAAATCCACCAGTGGGCTAGTGCATGAGAGCCAGAGAGAGACCAGCCTGCTTTCATGGCCCCCCGGATGTAGACAAATGGCACAGGTGGGCTAATGTGGTTTCCATCCTACTTTGTCTCTTACTCCCACATCCATTGGGAATAAGCCGCATTCACAAAATGTAGCTGCACTAGTTCATTGCTGCGGGGGTGTCTCCTTCCTGACATCTGCTCGGGGGGGACATCTGTTCTAGTAGCAGTGGGGGGTCCAGTCTGACAGGATGGGGACAGGAAGGATCCCATTTCCCATGTCCATTTAGCACTGAACAGTCTCCCCTATTATACCCTCTCTGTAGGGAGCAGCTCCAAGTCAGTGTTCCCCACCCGCAGTGCCAGGCAGAACCCCCAGGGTCCCCATTGTGGATAATACGCCCTCTAGGGCAAAATGGCACCGCACAGTGATTGAAAAGCAGGGTGGAGCAGTGCAGAAGGCTGAGACCTCCTTGCCCCTACATTTAAGGCACAAGACAAGTCACCACCCCTTGTGCGTTGCACTAGGAGGGGTACGTTTCACCGAAGCCCCGATCATGGTGAGTGCACAGTGGCATTCCGGCGTTCTTGTGCGTGGGgattttcacggccatatcagaGGCTCTGCGCACAGACCAGCTAGCGAACCAGTTGGGTGTTAAGGCCCAGAGCCTCAGTCTTTAGGACCCGACTGCCCAAAGGGGCAAAATATCACGTGTTAAAACCTCTGGTGCAAACTCCTACCAGGAATTGgaggctgggctgcagcccctctaATAGTCTGTTCCCACACAGTCCAGATATCTGGGCTTAGCAGCAGGAGtcgtctccccccaccccacccccccatcccagtGACAGATGGATTCATGGACCCCCGCTGCCCTCCATCACAGGCCGGTAGCAGCTCGTCTCTTGTAACACCGCATGCTTCAGGCTTGAGCAGTTGGAAGCTGGCATCTCAGTATGCAGAGGCTGAGAGAATGGCGCTTCACTCGGCGGGCTGGAGAGCCCGTCACTTCACCAGTGTCGGCTTTGCTTGTGTGTCGTGTCTGCTCGAGTCCTCCTTGCAGGCCCCGGGTGAAATCCCTAACCatctttttctccctctgtccccttccctgctatctcccctccctccccagtgcccTCGGCCAGCATGACCCGGCTGGCCCGCTCCCGCACTGCCTCCCTCACCAGCGCCAGCTCGGTGGATGGCAACCACCCCCGGGCCTGCACCCACTCGGAAAGCAGCGAGGCCATGGGGCAGATCAACCACACCATGGAGGTATCGTGCTGAGGTCTTTGGTCCCTCCGctgtctcctcttcctcctctgccgGAGACATTTAGCATCGTTCTGCATCGAGTCACCATCCAAACGGCCATCCTGTTCGGCTTCCAACAGTTACCGTGTCGGGGGTTCATTTTCTTTCTCGtcgggttttattttttttttccttttaatattacATAAAAAAGGGGAGATGGGAAGCACCATTGTAAGACCGACGGTTCAGTCCACCTCTAGCTATAGCTGCAACTTTGAATTAGTGACGTTATCCTGTTGTCAGTCCATCAGTAACAAATCTCTCCAGGGGTCAGGTCCGTAGGGTTCTTCGGCCCCGCCACTTACGTAGCGTGTTAGCCGAAGGCTCGGGTTCCTAAGGTCACCGGGGGGAAGTGTCCGCGAATTGGCCAGCGGCAGGAAAGCTCAAGCAAGCACGTAATCCCGTACGTGTCCATGGTCACTGAAAGGCTCATCACAATTCTTTCACCTGAGATGGGGTGTTCATAACAATCTGCGTTGGTTTGTTTAAATAAACTGTTCAATGTAGCATGGCCCCCCTTCCAGTGATCACcaccgtcttttttttttttttttcctccgatTGACCTGCCCCCGGGAGAATTGAACCTAGGCTCCCAAGAGCCAAAAGCATGAAtccctaccacttgagctaaaaagACCACCTCAATTAGCCATAGTACGCTCCTAA encodes:
- the NDRG4 gene encoding protein NDRG4 isoform X4, translated to MPECWDGEHDIETPYGLLHVVIRGSPKGNRPAILTYHDVGLNHKLCFNTFFNFEDMQEITKHFVVCHVDAPGQQAGASQFPQGYQFPSMDQLAAMLPSVVQHFGFKYVIGIGVGAGAYVLAKFALIFPDLVEGLVLMNIDPNGKGWIDWAATKLSGLTSSLPDTVLSHLFSQEELVSNTELVQSYRQQIGSVVNQYNLQLFWNMYNSRRDLDINRPGTVPNAKTLRCPVMLVVGDNAPAEDGVVECNSKLDPINTTFLKMADSGGLPQVTQPGKLTEAFKYFLQGMGYIAYLKDRRLSGGAVPSASMTRLARSRTASLTSASSVDGNHPRACTHSESSEAMGQINHTMEVSC
- the NDRG4 gene encoding protein NDRG4 isoform X3, whose amino-acid sequence is MAGLHELRFTEEKPLLRGQDTELEHSDTFHSAVDTDWKEHDIETPYGLLHVVIRGSPKGNRPAILTYHDVGLNHKLCFNTFFNFEDMQEITKHFVVCHVDAPGQQAGASQFPQGYQFPSMDQLAAMLPSVVQHFGFKYVIGIGVGAGAYVLAKFALIFPDLVEGLVLMNIDPNGKGWIDWAATKLSGLTSSLPDTVLSHLFSQEELVSNTELVQSYRQQIGSVVNQYNLQLFWNMYNSRRDLDINRPGTVPNAKTLRCPVMLVVGDNAPAEDGVVECNSKLDPINTTFLKMADSGGLPQVTQPGKLTEAFKYFLQGMGYIAYLKDRRLSGGAVPSASMTRLARSRTASLTSASSVDGNHPRACTHSESSEAMGQINHTMEVSC